In Mangifera indica cultivar Alphonso chromosome 1, CATAS_Mindica_2.1, whole genome shotgun sequence, a single genomic region encodes these proteins:
- the LOC123220167 gene encoding probable leucine-rich repeat receptor-like serine/threonine-protein kinase At3g14840, producing the protein MLFHHRLLFLSLVCAFCLTIFASGAPLLENSEVEALKDIAESLGKKDWNFNVNPCSQEKSWVAETQDNGSEKNVSCDCSFSSGTLCHVVSIVLKSGNLTGTLPPNLTRLPFLQQFDVSRNYLSGPIPPVWSSLPLVSISLLGNRLTGSIPKDIANISTLKSLVLEFNQFSGVLPEELGNLSSLERLHLTSNNFTGELPKTFSNLITLQEFRIGDNNFSGKIPEFIQNWTNLRRLVIQGSGLEGPIPSSLADLKNLTDLIISDLNGNDSSFPLLENLTNLGTLILRSCNLFGEIPLYLGNFTNLKTLDLSFNKLSGVIPNISASQPIATYIYLTSNFLTGAVPDLLVKSRKKVDLSYNNFTAGLSEVTHCQSEDVNLFASSSKANDITGIVSCLKSSNCPKTLNYHLHINCGGKEVIVDGNTTYEADTDKAGPSKFFTSRTYWGFSSTGHFLDAQSAETYIWENTSVLSINDSKAQLYKQARLSPLSLTYYGFCLGNGNYTVKLHFAEIMFPDDETYSSLGRRIFDVYIQGKLVLKDFNIKVAAGGVGKEIMKPIFNVSVTSNTVEIRFIWAGKGTTALPIKGVYGPLISAISVDAEQYSPSENSSSISAGTIVGIVAGAVVTIFLILVILWWKGCLRWESTLEQELKGLDLHTGSFTLRQIKGATNNFDVAHKIGEGGFGPVYKGTLADGTVIAVKQLSSKSKQGNREFVNEIGMISALQHPNLVKLHGCCVEGNQLMLIYEYLENNSLARALFGPEEHQLKMDWPTRHKICVGIARGLAHLHGESRLKIVHRDIKATNVLLDKDLNPKISDFGLAKLDEEENTHISTRIAGTLGYMAPEYAMRGYLTDKADVYSFGVVALEIVSGRSNGSFRPKEERAYLLDWVHVLKEEENLMELVDPRLGSDFNEKEVMAVINVALLCTATSSAVRPTMSEVVSMLEGWAAVPESIPRSSDSIEEAKFEAMRNYYKCSREQSNNESQSQSKSTDKLWTGSSTSASDLYPVNIDSDYLVAGN; encoded by the exons ATGTTATTTCATCATCGTCTCCTTTTCCTTTCACTTGTTTGTGCCTTTTGCCTCACAATTTTTGCTTCTGGAGCCCCTCTTTTGGAAAACAGTGAAG TGGAAGCTTTAAAAGATATAGCAGAGTCACTAGGCAAAAAAGACTGGAATTTCAATGTAAATCCATGCAGTCAAGAAAAGAGTTGGGTTGCAGAAACCCAAGATAATGGATCTGAGAAAAATGTCAGCTGCGATTGCTCCTTCTCCAGTGGCACTCTTTGCCATGTAGTCTCCAT AGTGCTCAAGTCTGGAAATCTGACCGGCACTCTCCCGCCAAACTTGACCAGACTCCCTTTTCTCCAACAATT TGACGTCTCTCGCAACTATCTCAGTGGCCCAATCCCGCCAGTATGGAGCTCCCTCCCACTCGTCAGCAT TTCCCTTCTTGGAAACCGGTTAACAGGTTCAATTCCAAAAGATATTGCAAATATTAGCACGCTCAAAAGTTT AGTTCTGGAGTTCAATCAGTTTTCAGGAGTTTTGCCTGAAGAGCTTGGAAATTTATCAAGCCTAGAAAGATT GCATCTTACCTCAAACAATTTCACTGGGGAATTgccaaaaacattttctaatttGATCACACTGCAGGAGTT TCGAATTGGTGATAACAACTTTAGTGGGAAGATACCCGAATTTATTCAGAACTGGACAAACCTTAGAAGACT AGTTATTCAGGGAAGTGGTTTGGAGGGTCCAATTCCTTCTAGCCTTgctgatttgaaaaatttaactgACCT GATAATCAGTGACTTGAATGGAAATGATTCAAGTTTTCCACTGCTTGAAAACTTGACCAATTTGGGGACACT GATATTGAGAAGTTGCAACCTCTTTGGAGAAATACCATTATATCTCGgcaattttacaaatttgaaaacttt AGATCTAAGCTTTAACAAGCTTAGTGGAGTGATCCCAAACATCTCTGCCAGTCAACCAATTGCAACTTACAT ATATTTAACCAGCAACTTTCTAACCGGAGCGGTGCCTGATTTGTTGGTGAAATCACGAAAGAAAGT TGAtctttcttataataatttcactGCTGGACTCTCAGAGGTGACACACTGCCAAAGTGAAGATGT gAACTTGTTTGCGAGCTCTTCTAAGGCCAATGACAT aaCAGGAATTGTTTCATGTTTGAAGAGCTCCAATTGTCCAAAAA CTTTGAACTACCATCTTCATATTAATTGTGGAGGGAAAGAAGTGATTGTTGATGGAAATACCACATATGAAGCTGATACAGATAAAGCCGGACCTTCAAAATTCTTCACTAGTAGAACTTATTGGGGATTTAGCTCCACTGGCCACTTCCTGGATGCCCAATCTGCAGAAACTTATATTTGGGAAAATACATCTGTACTGTCAATTAATGATTCCAAGGCCCAGCTATACAAGCAAGCCCGTCTTTCTCCCCTGTCTCTTACCTATTATGGATTTTGTCTGGGAAATGGAAACTACACAGTCAAACTCCACTTTGCAGAGATAATGTTCCCTGATGACGAAACATATAGCAGCTTGGGCAGGCGCATATTTGATGTTTACATTCAG GGAAAGCTGGTGCTCAAGGATTTTAATATCAAGGTTGCAGCTGGCGGTGTTGGTAAGGAAATTATGAAACCGATATTTAATGTTTCTGTCACCAGCAATACTGTAGAGATCCGTTTCATCTGGGCTGGGAAAGGAACAACTGCTCTCCCCATAAAAGGAGTTTATGGTCCTCTTATATCAGCCATTTCTGTTGATGCTG AGCAGTACTCCCCTTCAGAAAATAGTAGTAGTATATCTGCTGGGACAATCGTTGGAATTGTGGCTGGAGCAGTGGTTACTATTTTCCTGATTTTGGTTATCCTTTGGTGGAAAGGCTGTCTGAGATGGGAGAGTACATTGGAGCAAG AGCTCAAGGGTCTGGACTTGCATACGGGTTCCTTTACTCTGAGGCAAATTAAAGGTGCGACAAACAACTTTGATGTAGCTCACAAGATTGGAGAAGGTGGCTTTGGTCCAGTTTACAAG GGCACCCTGGCTGATGGTACTGTAATTGCTGTTAAGCAGCTATCTTCCAAATCAAAGCAAGGAAATCGAGAGTTTGTGAATGAGATTGGCATGATTTCTGCTTTGCAACACCCAAATCTTGTAAAGCTTCATGGATGTTGTGTTGAGGGAAACCAATTAATGCTAATTTATGAGTACCTGGAAAATAACAGCCTTGCTCGAGCTTTATTTG GTCCAGAAGAGCATCAGTTGAAAATGGATTGGCCAACAAGGCACAAGATCTGTGTGGGTATAGCAAGGGGTTTGGCTCATCTCCATGGAGAATCAAGGTTGAAGATTGTCCACAGAGACATCAAGGCCACTAATGTGCTTCTTGATAAGGACCTGAATCCCAAGATATCTGATTTTGGTTTGGCCAAACTAGATGAGGAGGAAAACACCCACATAAGTACTAGAATTGCTGGAACACT TGGGTACATGGCACCAGAATATGCAATGCGAGGTTATTTAACTGATAAAGCAGACGTGTATAGCTTTGGAGTCGTTGCCTTGGAAATTGTTAGCGGAAGAAGCAATGGTAGTTTCCGACCAAAAGAGGAAAGAGCATATCTTCTTGATTGG GTTCATGtcttaaaagaagaagaaaacttgATGGAGCTAGTCGATCCAAGGTTGGGCTCGGACTTTAATGAGAAAGAAGTGATGGCGGTGATCAATGTGGCCCTTCTATGCACTGCTACCTCTTCTGCTGTTAGGCCGACAATGTCTGAAGTTGTAAGCATGCTTGAAGGATGGGCTGCTGTTCCAGAGTCGATTCCACGCTCTAGTGACTCCATTGAAGAGGCCAAGTTCGAAGCAATGCGAAACTATTATAAATGCAGTAGAGAACAATCCAATAACGAGAGCCAGAGCCAGAGTAAGTCGACTGACAAGCTGTGGACGGGTTCTTCGACATCTGCATCTGATCTTTACCCAGTCAATATTGATTCGGATTATTTGGTTGCTGGAAACTAG